A stretch of the Planctomycetota bacterium genome encodes the following:
- the thiE gene encoding thiamine phosphate synthase, producing MQGLARMLDANANRACEGLRTLEDVARFCLDDGEAAEKLKLMRHEARQAAAAGGVRLLAARDVARDVGATISAPDESERPGLASIVLAAGNRAAEALRVCEEAAKGLGIASAPFESARYGVYELQRELALAVGGGMSPRWRLCVLVTEEACRRPWAEVAEAACAGGATCLQLREKHVDGRELLGRARTLVALASRYGVDVVVNDRPDVALLAGARGVHLGQGDAPARDVRRLGGDRLLVGVSCATLDHARRAVLDGADYLGLGPMFASGTKAKPTLSGPSLVRDVLADPRAGAVPHLAISGIDGSNIAQLVAVGCKGVAVCAAVCGAEDPCRAARELVAAFDGARDADG from the coding sequence GTGCAGGGCCTTGCGCGCATGCTGGATGCCAACGCGAACCGCGCGTGCGAGGGCCTACGCACCCTCGAGGACGTCGCCCGCTTCTGCCTCGATGACGGGGAGGCGGCCGAGAAGCTCAAGCTGATGCGGCACGAGGCCCGCCAGGCGGCCGCCGCCGGCGGGGTCCGGCTGCTTGCCGCCCGGGATGTGGCGCGCGACGTCGGGGCGACGATCTCCGCCCCGGATGAGTCGGAGCGGCCCGGACTGGCGTCCATTGTGCTGGCGGCCGGCAATCGGGCGGCGGAGGCTCTCCGCGTGTGCGAGGAGGCGGCCAAGGGCCTCGGCATCGCGTCCGCGCCCTTCGAGTCGGCCCGCTACGGGGTCTACGAGTTGCAACGCGAGCTGGCCCTCGCGGTTGGCGGGGGCATGAGCCCGCGGTGGCGGCTGTGCGTGCTGGTGACCGAGGAGGCGTGCCGCCGGCCCTGGGCGGAGGTCGCCGAGGCCGCCTGCGCGGGCGGCGCAACCTGCCTGCAGCTCCGCGAGAAGCACGTGGACGGCCGCGAACTGCTCGGCCGGGCTCGCACGCTCGTCGCGCTGGCGTCGCGGTACGGCGTGGACGTCGTCGTCAACGATCGACCCGACGTGGCGCTGCTGGCGGGCGCGCGGGGGGTTCACCTCGGCCAGGGCGACGCTCCGGCCCGGGACGTACGGCGGCTGGGGGGCGATCGGCTGCTCGTTGGCGTGTCCTGTGCGACGCTGGATCACGCGAGGCGAGCGGTGCTGGACGGCGCGGACTACCTGGGCCTGGGTCCGATGTTCGCGTCGGGCACCAAGGCCAAGCCGACCTTGAGCGGGCCGTCGCTGGTGCGCGATGTCCTGGCCGACCCGCGGGCGGGCGCGGTGCCGCACCTGGCGATCAGCGGCATCGACGGATCGAACATCGCTCAGCTCGTGGCGGTGGGCTGCAAGGGCGTAGCGGTGTGCGCCGCGGTGTGCGGCGCGGAGGATCCGTGCCGCGCCGCCCGGGAGCTGGTCGCCGCGTTCGATGGCGCGAGAGACGCCGACGGCTAG
- the pilM gene encoding type IV pilus assembly protein PilM, with product MANSNACWGIEVGAGGIKAVKLVLDGEGVRVADFAVQAHKRVLSTPELNADDAIRIAMGAFVNQYDLGKARVAVSVPGHAAFARFAKLPPVEPKQVPKIVQFEAEQQIPFSLDEVEWDFQTFRSPESPDVEVGIFAATKQRIRDQLQLYDDFGLVPDIVTLSPLAAYNAMAYDWVFDERTAGTVIVDVGTTSTDIIIAEAGRVWVRTFPLGGHNFTQAIVDQFSVSYSKAEVIKRDVQKSKSARHVLQAMRPVFADLGQEIQRSIGYYQSLHSDSDLQRVVGVGATFKLPGIRKSLQQQLQLSVLPVEEFKRAKIDGPQAATLGESASQLMTAYGLALQGLDFATLEANLMPAAIVREAVWRRKTPWFAAAAGIAVVAGGAMFIRPFLDRAAVDAYPEPPIIRQVLNIGEGLKREASDVTGSQAIDRTASNLVALAEGRDIFPHLVDDLSLMLEYAEELNREDGPNQVDSPVIQIEAVATEYVPPPQPDPTRFDEPQGPSVPQIRVVVRAFTDRPDAAESFIVSSIDSWLRQNEGIREGVPYKIVVDGSTWVARRQVTGAQMRGAGGGGELEPPSGGSEIEPPSRERGRQASPPGRRAQQTPGRPGRAAPPRQVTGSGGTVGSGGPRAGRPGQGLGAPGSTDLANRYPIPRPEPTLPDDATRLYFEATWTLHLLDEDERRGGGS from the coding sequence ATGGCGAACTCGAACGCGTGCTGGGGCATCGAGGTGGGCGCGGGCGGCATCAAGGCCGTCAAGCTGGTGCTGGACGGCGAAGGCGTCCGCGTGGCCGACTTCGCAGTGCAGGCGCACAAGCGGGTGCTATCGACGCCCGAACTGAACGCGGACGACGCGATCCGCATCGCGATGGGCGCGTTCGTGAACCAGTACGACCTGGGCAAGGCCCGGGTGGCGGTGTCGGTGCCCGGGCACGCGGCGTTCGCCCGCTTCGCCAAGCTGCCGCCGGTGGAACCCAAGCAGGTTCCCAAGATCGTGCAATTCGAGGCCGAGCAGCAGATCCCCTTCTCGCTGGACGAGGTCGAGTGGGACTTCCAGACGTTCCGCTCGCCGGAGTCGCCCGACGTGGAGGTGGGCATCTTCGCGGCGACGAAGCAGCGCATCCGCGACCAGCTGCAGCTCTACGACGACTTCGGGCTGGTGCCCGACATCGTGACGCTCAGTCCGCTCGCCGCGTACAACGCGATGGCGTACGACTGGGTGTTCGACGAGCGGACGGCGGGCACGGTGATCGTGGATGTCGGGACGACCTCGACGGACATCATCATCGCCGAGGCCGGCCGCGTCTGGGTGCGGACCTTCCCGCTGGGCGGGCACAACTTCACGCAGGCGATCGTCGACCAGTTCTCGGTCAGCTACTCGAAGGCCGAGGTCATCAAGCGGGACGTGCAGAAGAGCAAGAGCGCGCGGCACGTGCTGCAGGCGATGCGTCCGGTGTTCGCCGACCTGGGCCAGGAGATCCAGCGGTCGATCGGCTACTACCAGTCGCTGCACAGCGATTCGGATCTGCAGCGCGTCGTGGGCGTGGGCGCGACGTTCAAGCTGCCGGGCATCCGCAAGTCGCTCCAGCAGCAGCTGCAGCTCAGCGTGCTGCCGGTCGAGGAATTCAAGCGGGCGAAGATCGACGGGCCGCAGGCGGCGACGCTCGGCGAGTCGGCCAGCCAGCTGATGACCGCGTACGGCCTTGCGCTCCAGGGTCTGGACTTCGCGACCCTCGAGGCCAACCTGATGCCCGCGGCCATCGTGCGCGAGGCCGTGTGGCGCCGCAAGACGCCATGGTTCGCGGCGGCGGCGGGCATCGCGGTGGTCGCGGGCGGGGCGATGTTCATCCGGCCGTTCCTGGATCGCGCCGCGGTAGATGCGTACCCCGAGCCGCCGATCATCCGGCAGGTGCTCAACATCGGCGAGGGGCTGAAGCGCGAGGCGTCGGACGTGACGGGTTCGCAGGCGATCGACCGCACCGCGTCGAACCTCGTTGCGCTGGCCGAGGGGCGGGACATCTTCCCGCACCTCGTCGACGACCTCAGCCTGATGCTCGAGTACGCCGAGGAGCTCAACCGCGAGGATGGCCCCAACCAGGTCGACTCGCCGGTGATCCAGATCGAGGCGGTGGCGACCGAGTACGTGCCTCCGCCGCAGCCCGATCCGACGCGATTCGACGAGCCCCAGGGGCCGAGCGTGCCGCAGATCCGCGTGGTGGTGCGGGCATTTACGGATCGCCCGGACGCGGCCGAGTCGTTCATCGTCAGCTCGATCGACAGCTGGCTGCGGCAGAACGAGGGCATCCGCGAGGGCGTGCCCTACAAGATCGTGGTGGACGGCTCGACGTGGGTCGCCCGCCGGCAGGTCACCGGCGCCCAGATGCGGGGCGCGGGGGGCGGCGGTGAGCTTGAACCCCCGTCGGGCGGGAGCGAAATCGAGCCACCGTCGCGGGAGCGCGGGCGTCAGGCGAGCCCTCCCGGCCGACGGGCGCAGCAGACGCCGGGCCGTCCGGGGCGCGCGGCGCCGCCGAGGCAGGTGACCGGGTCCGGCGGCACGGTCGGGTCGGGCGGGCCACGTGCCGGCCGACCGGGGCAGGGATTGGGGGCGCCGGGTTCGACCGACCTGGCGAACCGCTATCCGATCCCCAGGCCCGAGCCCACGCTGCCCGACGACGCGACGAGGCTCTACTTCGAGGCGACGTGGACGCTACATCTGCTCGACGAGGACGAGCGGCGGGGGGGTGGCTCGTGA
- the amrB gene encoding AmmeMemoRadiSam system protein B yields MSDEANPPLPEFDPAAEHHTHPKLRQIKGFPAEIKGQPALGVADARQISRKVVFTSPAAQHVLPLMDGTRTIDEIVAQVGQGLERRSVELLVAQLDNAALLHGPTFDTVWTDFTRAFDSSEVLPPSNTADYAEALARKSLGEDATDEQIAEGAADALRAHFDQVIDAALKDAENPSLDALPPGLAVPAIDYTRGANVYAAAYGRLRVVDRPDRVLILGPNHYGRSSGVCGCDKGYQSPLGQCPADRELADRLRASLGEGLFEHRFDHEREHSIELQIPWIQHVFGPDEQGAYPRVFAALVHDAAANNGESYDGNGVGIPAFVEAVRAALAELGGRTLVVASSDLSHVGKMFGDQVQLMDQSQESQQFLQRVVQHDREMLQLLEQGKPEEMVAAMAWQQNPTRWSSTGPLVAAMGIAAPCGLDVLHYQGAVDPKGQMLVGLMAGAIRGEAA; encoded by the coding sequence ATGAGCGATGAAGCCAATCCGCCGCTGCCCGAGTTCGATCCGGCCGCGGAGCATCACACGCACCCTAAGTTGAGGCAGATCAAGGGTTTTCCAGCCGAGATCAAGGGTCAGCCCGCCCTGGGCGTGGCCGACGCGCGGCAGATCAGCCGCAAGGTCGTCTTTACGTCGCCGGCGGCGCAGCACGTGCTGCCGCTGATGGACGGCACGCGGACGATCGACGAGATCGTGGCCCAGGTCGGCCAGGGGCTCGAGCGGCGATCGGTCGAGCTGCTGGTGGCCCAGCTGGACAATGCGGCGCTGCTGCACGGTCCGACCTTCGACACGGTGTGGACGGACTTCACCCGGGCCTTCGACAGCAGCGAGGTGCTGCCGCCGTCGAACACGGCCGACTACGCCGAGGCCCTCGCTCGAAAGTCGCTCGGCGAGGATGCGACCGACGAGCAGATCGCCGAGGGGGCAGCCGACGCCCTTCGGGCCCACTTCGACCAGGTCATCGACGCGGCCCTGAAGGATGCGGAAAACCCGAGCCTGGACGCCCTGCCGCCCGGGCTGGCGGTGCCGGCGATCGACTACACCCGCGGCGCCAACGTCTACGCCGCGGCGTACGGGCGGCTGCGGGTGGTCGACCGGCCGGATCGCGTGCTGATCCTGGGGCCCAACCACTATGGGCGCTCGTCGGGCGTGTGCGGCTGCGACAAGGGCTACCAGAGCCCGCTGGGCCAGTGCCCGGCCGACCGCGAGCTGGCCGATCGGCTGCGGGCGTCCCTGGGCGAGGGGCTCTTCGAGCACCGCTTCGACCACGAGCGGGAGCACTCCATCGAGCTACAGATCCCGTGGATCCAGCACGTCTTCGGCCCCGACGAGCAGGGGGCGTACCCGCGGGTGTTCGCGGCCCTGGTGCACGATGCCGCGGCTAACAACGGCGAGAGCTACGACGGCAACGGCGTGGGCATCCCGGCGTTCGTCGAGGCGGTCCGGGCGGCGCTGGCCGAGCTTGGCGGCCGCACGCTGGTCGTTGCGTCGTCCGATCTGAGCCACGTTGGGAAGATGTTCGGCGACCAGGTCCAGCTGATGGACCAATCCCAGGAGAGCCAGCAGTTCCTCCAGCGGGTCGTGCAGCACGACCGGGAGATGCTGCAACTCCTTGAGCAGGGCAAGCCCGAGGAGATGGTGGCGGCCATGGCGTGGCAGCAGAACCCCACCCGGTGGTCGTCCACGGGCCCATTGGTCGCCGCGATGGGCATCGCCGCGCCCTGCGGCCTGGACGTCTTGCACTACCAGGGCGCGGTCGACCCCAAGGGCCAGATGCTGGTGGGCCTGATGGCCGGGGCGATCCGGGGCGAGGCGGCCTAG
- a CDS encoding uracil-DNA glycosylase, with translation MPQRRAPETTAPPARVVEVEPPAGTEGARGARALEAIRADYEAQKPHERFGTPHSTIVFGEGDPDARIMFVGEAPGADEDRLGRPFVGRAGQKLDQMISAMGLERPAVYIANVLKVRPPNNATPTLEEAEASAPFLYRQIDAIRPEAIVALGLPSARLLTGQQSAMRDLRGQWWPMTTPGGTETAVLPTYHPAYLLRNYTPDTRRKVWEDLKCVLERLDLPVPSSRG, from the coding sequence ATGCCGCAGCGTCGCGCTCCCGAGACGACCGCTCCCCCCGCACGAGTCGTGGAGGTCGAGCCTCCCGCGGGGACCGAGGGCGCTCGGGGCGCCCGGGCTCTCGAGGCCATCCGCGCCGACTACGAGGCCCAGAAGCCCCACGAGCGTTTCGGCACCCCGCACTCGACCATCGTGTTCGGCGAGGGCGATCCGGACGCCAGGATCATGTTCGTGGGCGAGGCGCCGGGCGCGGACGAGGATCGGCTGGGCCGGCCCTTCGTCGGGCGGGCGGGGCAGAAGCTCGACCAGATGATCTCGGCGATGGGGCTGGAGCGGCCGGCGGTGTACATCGCCAACGTGCTGAAGGTCCGCCCGCCCAACAACGCGACGCCGACGCTCGAGGAGGCCGAGGCGAGTGCGCCGTTCCTGTACCGCCAGATCGACGCGATCCGGCCCGAGGCGATCGTGGCATTGGGGTTACCCAGCGCCCGCCTGCTCACGGGCCAGCAGTCCGCGATGCGGGACCTTCGGGGGCAGTGGTGGCCCATGACCACGCCCGGGGGCACCGAGACGGCCGTCCTGCCCACCTACCACCCGGCGTACCTGCTGCGGAACTACACGCCGGACACCCGCAGGAAGGTCTGGGAGGACCTCAAGTGCGTGCTGGAGCGGCTGGATCTGCCCGTCCCGAGCAGCCGCGGGTAG
- a CDS encoding SDR family NAD(P)-dependent oxidoreductase translates to MLRFPAEMIEGVRATFERRRVVVTGGAGFIGGHLVDALVSLGARVRVIDDLSNSSAAALADLADLEPERVAVVHGSILDRDALADAFAFEPADPGNGASRPVLVFHLAAVGSVPLSIEQPARAWDVNATGTMRVLEALRAAGGGRIVFSSSSSIYGQGDPANGGDRSPCDESQPPRPLSPYAASKLAAEHLVETWSRTYGIDGVSLRYFNVFGPRQRADSAYAAVIPAFARTMLAGEAPVIFGDGEQTRDFTFVANVVAANLLAGAASGPPAGALANIGTGTATSLNELAGVLKGLVGGDAPHPRHADPRHGEVRHSLARIDRAADLLGYRPFVDLDAGLAETVGWHRAIVEAGADRSGLHPGGADR, encoded by the coding sequence GTGCTCCGCTTCCCGGCCGAGATGATCGAGGGCGTTCGTGCGACGTTCGAGCGTCGCCGCGTGGTGGTCACGGGCGGCGCGGGTTTCATCGGTGGCCACCTGGTCGATGCGCTGGTGTCGCTGGGCGCTCGGGTGCGGGTCATCGATGACCTCTCGAATTCGTCCGCCGCCGCCCTGGCCGACCTGGCGGACCTGGAGCCCGAGCGTGTCGCGGTGGTGCACGGATCGATCCTGGACCGCGATGCCCTCGCGGACGCCTTCGCCTTCGAGCCGGCGGACCCGGGCAACGGCGCGAGCCGGCCCGTGCTGGTCTTCCATCTCGCGGCCGTGGGATCGGTGCCGCTGTCGATCGAGCAGCCCGCCCGCGCGTGGGACGTCAACGCCACGGGCACGATGCGGGTGCTCGAGGCGCTGCGGGCGGCCGGCGGCGGGCGGATCGTGTTCTCGAGCTCGAGTTCGATCTACGGGCAGGGCGACCCGGCGAACGGCGGCGATCGCTCGCCCTGCGACGAATCCCAGCCGCCGCGTCCGCTCTCGCCCTATGCCGCCTCCAAGCTGGCGGCCGAGCACCTGGTGGAGACCTGGTCGCGGACCTATGGCATCGACGGGGTGTCCCTTCGGTACTTCAACGTGTTCGGGCCTCGGCAGCGGGCCGATTCGGCCTACGCCGCGGTCATCCCCGCCTTCGCGCGGACGATGCTGGCGGGCGAGGCCCCGGTCATCTTCGGCGACGGCGAGCAGACCCGCGACTTCACCTTCGTGGCCAACGTCGTGGCGGCAAACCTGCTGGCCGGTGCGGCGTCTGGGCCACCAGCGGGCGCGCTGGCGAACATCGGCACCGGCACCGCTACGTCGCTCAACGAGCTTGCCGGCGTCCTGAAGGGCCTCGTCGGCGGCGATGCTCCCCACCCGCGGCACGCCGATCCGCGGCACGGCGAGGTGCGGCACTCCCTGGCTCGCATCGATCGCGCCGCGGACCTGCTCGGCTACCGGCCGTTCGTGGACCTCGACGCGGGGCTGGCCGAGACCGTCGGCTGGCATCGCGCCATCGTCGAGGCCGGGGCCGATCGCTCGGGGCTGCACCCCGGCGGCGCGGACCGCTAG
- a CDS encoding Mur ligase domain-containing protein: MSQPPPDRTPASLIGRASRVFLVGIGGAGMSAIARVLAARGAEVHGCDATATPITDALAADGLRLAIGDDAALPGGTDLVIASAAIPADHPVRTRADASGVPVLGYSAALGGLMDRHTGIAIAGTHGKSTTAAMLGAALVDAGLDPTAIVGATSRQLTSGALAADEGPVGSRLGAPVVPRGPLAGRPGLLVAEACEFNRSFLDLRPTIGCIGGIEADHLDQYGSLGAVVDAFARFAALLPPAADGGVLLMGHNDPHRLTVSAATSARVETVGCNPHADWTATYDEPSGVVSVRHGGTQAAWRQRMPGPHNAENAAMAFAAACTAGADASVVAESLGAFRGVDRRCQLLGERPVAGGAVRVYDDYGHHPTEVDATLRAIRRAERPEARGGRLIAVFQPHQHTRTRFLLDGFAASFSAADHVVVPEIYRVRETEADRRSVGAQDLVNRVQAQGVDAVHVHPFANVVAHLDRACRPGDVVVVMGAGPVWQVARDFMANGAPRDATRPAVAHA, encoded by the coding sequence GTGAGCCAGCCGCCCCCCGACCGCACCCCCGCCTCGCTGATCGGCCGCGCCTCGCGTGTCTTCCTCGTCGGCATCGGCGGTGCGGGCATGTCGGCCATCGCCCGCGTGCTGGCGGCCCGTGGCGCGGAGGTCCACGGCTGCGACGCCACCGCCACGCCCATCACCGACGCTCTGGCCGCGGACGGGCTACGGCTGGCCATCGGGGACGACGCGGCGCTCCCGGGCGGCACCGATCTGGTCATCGCCTCGGCCGCGATCCCGGCCGACCACCCCGTCCGCACCCGGGCCGACGCCTCGGGCGTGCCCGTGCTGGGCTACTCGGCCGCGCTCGGTGGACTGATGGACCGCCACACGGGGATCGCCATCGCCGGCACCCACGGCAAGAGCACCACCGCCGCCATGCTGGGCGCAGCCCTCGTCGACGCGGGCCTCGATCCCACCGCCATCGTCGGCGCCACCAGCCGGCAGCTCACCAGCGGCGCGCTCGCCGCGGACGAAGGTCCGGTCGGCTCCCGCCTCGGAGCGCCGGTGGTCCCCCGGGGCCCGCTCGCCGGCCGCCCGGGCCTGCTCGTCGCCGAGGCGTGCGAATTCAACCGCTCCTTCCTGGACCTGCGGCCGACGATCGGCTGCATCGGCGGCATAGAGGCCGACCACCTCGACCAGTACGGATCGCTCGGCGCGGTCGTCGACGCCTTTGCGCGCTTCGCGGCGTTGCTGCCGCCCGCCGCCGACGGCGGCGTGCTGCTCATGGGCCACAACGACCCCCACCGCTTGACGGTGTCTGCAGCAACCTCGGCCCGGGTCGAGACGGTCGGCTGCAACCCGCACGCCGACTGGACGGCGACCTACGACGAGCCATCGGGAGTCGTCTCTGTGCGGCACGGCGGGACCCAGGCCGCGTGGCGGCAGCGGATGCCCGGCCCACACAACGCCGAGAACGCCGCCATGGCCTTCGCGGCCGCCTGCACCGCGGGCGCGGACGCATCGGTTGTCGCCGAATCGCTCGGGGCCTTCCGAGGCGTCGACCGACGCTGCCAGTTGCTCGGCGAGCGCCCGGTCGCCGGCGGCGCGGTCCGCGTCTACGACGACTACGGCCATCACCCCACCGAGGTCGACGCCACGCTGCGGGCCATCCGCCGTGCCGAACGGCCCGAGGCCCGCGGCGGGCGGCTGATCGCGGTCTTCCAGCCCCACCAGCACACGCGGACGCGGTTCCTGCTCGACGGCTTTGCGGCCTCGTTCTCCGCCGCCGACCACGTCGTCGTGCCCGAGATCTACCGCGTTCGCGAGACCGAGGCCGACCGGCGCTCGGTCGGCGCCCAGGACTTGGTCAATCGTGTGCAGGCGCAGGGCGTGGACGCGGTGCACGTGCATCCGTTCGCGAACGTGGTCGCGCACCTGGACCGCGCATGCCGACCTGGCGACGTCGTCGTCGTCATGGGCGCCGGTCCGGTGTGGCAGGTCGCCCGCGACTTCATGGCCAACGGAGCGCCGCGGGACGCAACCCGGCCGGCGGTCGCCCATGCCTGA
- the murB gene encoding UDP-N-acetylmuramate dehydrogenase, translated as MPDLAGVAIGPIARIPTWFRIGGGADRYADVHSAADLRACLELDANALVLGRGANLLVLDGGVPQLVLRLAGPELAGIEIDRDAGALRVGAAADLQRTQIVTARAGLRGLETLAGVPASIGGAIAMNAGGAHGSTFDHLRRITAMRRDGAVVDLDPAQLGATYRDGGLGDAIVLAAEFALESDDPAAVRTDLKRVMESKRTSQPLASRSAGCVFKNPVVDGGIDGVASPGQRTSAGLLIDRAGCKGLRRGGAAVSDRHANFFVVDARSARAADVLELIHDVQRRVHECFGVRLEPEIKIWGTP; from the coding sequence ATGCCTGACCTCGCCGGCGTCGCCATCGGGCCCATCGCCCGCATCCCCACGTGGTTCCGCATCGGCGGTGGTGCGGACCGCTACGCCGACGTGCATTCGGCCGCCGACCTGCGGGCCTGCCTGGAACTCGATGCCAACGCCCTGGTGCTGGGCCGCGGCGCCAACCTGCTGGTGCTCGACGGCGGCGTGCCGCAGCTGGTCCTGCGGCTGGCCGGGCCCGAGCTGGCCGGCATCGAGATCGATCGCGACGCCGGCGCTCTCCGAGTCGGCGCGGCCGCGGACCTCCAGCGGACCCAGATCGTGACGGCCCGCGCCGGCCTGCGCGGGCTCGAGACCCTCGCCGGCGTGCCCGCCAGCATCGGCGGCGCCATCGCCATGAACGCCGGCGGCGCGCACGGCAGCACGTTCGACCACCTCCGCCGCATCACCGCCATGCGGCGCGATGGGGCCGTCGTCGACCTCGATCCCGCGCAGCTCGGCGCCACCTACCGCGACGGCGGCCTGGGCGATGCCATCGTGCTCGCGGCCGAGTTCGCGCTCGAATCGGACGACCCGGCGGCCGTCCGCACCGACCTGAAGCGCGTCATGGAATCCAAGCGGACCAGCCAGCCGCTGGCCTCCCGCAGCGCGGGCTGCGTGTTCAAGAACCCGGTGGTCGACGGCGGCATCGACGGCGTGGCCTCGCCCGGGCAGCGCACGAGCGCGGGGCTGCTCATCGATCGCGCCGGATGCAAGGGCCTGCGCCGCGGCGGCGCGGCCGTGAGCGATCGGCACGCCAACTTCTTCGTCGTCGACGCTCGCTCGGCCCGGGCCGCCGACGTGCTCGAACTCATCCATGACGTGCAGCGGCGGGTCCACGAGTGCTTCGGCGTGCGGCTCGAGCCCGAGATCAAGATCTGGGGGACGCCGTGA
- a CDS encoding D-alanine--D-alanine ligase — protein sequence MTPEPRTRVLVLGGGPDAEHAVSLESSRAVADALAQHGGFEVHREVVGALTQADLAALPGEVIFPVLHGPWGEGGRLQRLLEGDGRPFVGCGSRAARAAIDKMFAKQVAITLGIPTPPAAVFHPTDDAPPLDPPLVLKPVHEGSSVGLHICRSAEDWHAALPEARASIARRETACFMAERFTQGRELTVGVLAGRALPLIEIAPSAGVYDFAAKYERDDTTYAVAPGLPPGVTETLQQQSLALADALGCGAICRVDFILDGNGRGQFLEANTMPGFTAHSLLPMAAAHDGLDMPAICGLLVERALAHTPDAAGRSA from the coding sequence GTGACGCCCGAACCGAGAACACGGGTGCTGGTGCTGGGCGGCGGGCCCGACGCCGAGCACGCCGTCAGCCTGGAGAGCAGCCGGGCCGTCGCCGACGCGCTCGCACAGCACGGCGGCTTCGAGGTACACCGAGAGGTCGTGGGTGCGCTCACGCAGGCGGATCTCGCCGCCCTCCCCGGCGAGGTGATCTTCCCGGTGCTGCACGGTCCATGGGGCGAGGGCGGGCGGCTGCAGCGGCTGCTCGAGGGTGACGGGCGGCCCTTCGTCGGCTGCGGCTCCCGCGCCGCGCGGGCCGCCATCGACAAGATGTTCGCCAAGCAGGTGGCCATCACCCTGGGCATCCCGACGCCGCCGGCAGCGGTGTTCCACCCCACCGACGACGCGCCGCCCCTCGATCCGCCGCTGGTGCTCAAGCCCGTGCACGAGGGCTCGAGCGTCGGGCTGCACATCTGCCGGTCCGCCGAAGACTGGCACGCCGCGCTGCCCGAGGCCCGCGCGTCCATCGCGCGGCGCGAGACCGCCTGCTTCATGGCCGAGCGGTTCACGCAGGGGCGCGAGCTGACGGTCGGCGTCCTGGCGGGCCGTGCGCTGCCTCTGATCGAGATCGCACCGAGCGCAGGGGTGTACGACTTCGCCGCCAAGTACGAGCGGGACGACACGACCTACGCCGTCGCACCGGGGCTGCCGCCGGGGGTGACCGAGACGCTGCAGCAGCAGAGCCTGGCGCTGGCGGACGCGCTGGGCTGCGGCGCGATCTGCCGCGTGGACTTCATCCTTGATGGCAACGGGCGGGGCCAATTCCTCGAAGCCAACACCATGCCGGGATTCACCGCCCACTCGCTGCTGCCCATGGCCGCCGCCCACGACGGGCTGGACATGCCCGCCATCTGCGGCCTGCTCGTGGAGCGGGCCCTCGCGCACACGCCCGACGCCGCGGGACGATCCGCGTAG